The following are from one region of the Rosistilla carotiformis genome:
- the frr gene encoding ribosome recycling factor has product MSAEEIQLDAEERMEKAVAHLKHSLTGIRTGRATPGLVDSIRVEVYGSHTPLKQLASIGTPEPQQIVIRPYDQSTIKEIEKAIVAGDLGLNPQNDGHIIRLNVPPLSTEVRKKMVARIKELSEEAKVSIRNIRRDANKAADTEEKEKTMSEDDRDRVKSDIQDLTKKYESQVGDVAKARESEVMEG; this is encoded by the coding sequence ATGTCTGCGGAAGAAATACAACTCGATGCCGAAGAACGCATGGAAAAAGCGGTTGCCCACCTCAAGCACAGCCTGACGGGCATTCGCACCGGTCGCGCAACGCCTGGTCTGGTCGATTCGATTCGTGTAGAGGTTTACGGTTCCCACACTCCGCTCAAACAGCTCGCTTCGATTGGTACTCCCGAACCACAACAGATTGTGATTCGGCCCTACGATCAATCGACGATCAAAGAGATCGAAAAGGCGATCGTGGCGGGCGACCTCGGTCTGAACCCGCAAAACGATGGTCATATCATCCGCTTGAACGTTCCCCCTTTGTCGACCGAAGTTCGTAAAAAGATGGTTGCGCGGATCAAAGAACTTTCCGAAGAAGCGAAGGTTTCGATCCGCAACATCCGCCGCGATGCCAACAAGGCGGCTGATACCGAAGAAAAAGAAAAGACGATGAGTGAAGACGATCGCGATCGCGTGAAGTCGGATATTCAAGACCTGACCAAGAAGTATGAAAGTCAGGTGGGCGATGTAGCCAAGGCACGCGAAAGCGAAGTCATGGAAGGGTAA
- a CDS encoding DUF1559 domain-containing protein: MNRRSKGFTLVELLVVIAIIGILVGLLLPAVQAAREAARRMECSNNLKQLGIALHNYHDTFQVFPPGRMSCDGWTGGPCTGKTWMDKPGTSGLVMLLPFMELNTLYDQFGGFQAGGLEPSGGPADWRTPQVDAAMKQRPPVFVCPSEIAAPIYNGTATGNYVFVHGRRGPGSGTDQVSLKHGNTGVFNYLSTYSMSDITDGTAQTLAFGEVLAADKPESVNRWTLAGRHLDSLRSTENPINTPPGTGPITLTIYGSTLNGAMGSRHPGGSMFTFCDGHVAFISETVNMTVYRAISTREGGEVVRLP, translated from the coding sequence ATGAACAGGCGAAGTAAAGGCTTCACGCTGGTGGAATTGCTAGTAGTGATCGCGATCATCGGAATCTTGGTAGGGCTGCTGCTGCCAGCGGTCCAAGCAGCGCGGGAAGCGGCGCGGCGGATGGAGTGTTCCAACAATCTGAAGCAGTTGGGGATTGCGCTTCACAATTACCACGACACCTTTCAAGTCTTTCCGCCGGGGCGGATGAGTTGCGATGGTTGGACCGGAGGGCCGTGTACTGGGAAAACATGGATGGATAAGCCGGGGACCAGCGGATTGGTGATGCTGCTGCCATTCATGGAACTGAATACTCTCTACGATCAGTTTGGCGGCTTCCAAGCGGGTGGGTTGGAGCCATCGGGAGGCCCCGCCGATTGGCGCACGCCCCAGGTCGATGCGGCGATGAAGCAGCGGCCGCCGGTCTTCGTCTGCCCCAGCGAAATCGCCGCCCCGATCTACAACGGCACGGCAACCGGAAATTATGTGTTCGTTCATGGCCGGCGCGGTCCTGGATCGGGAACCGATCAAGTTTCGTTGAAGCATGGCAACACCGGCGTCTTCAATTACCTGTCGACCTACAGCATGTCGGACATCACCGATGGTACGGCTCAGACGCTTGCGTTTGGCGAAGTGTTGGCCGCGGATAAGCCGGAATCGGTGAACCGTTGGACCTTGGCGGGCCGGCATCTCGATTCGTTGCGATCGACCGAAAACCCAATCAACACGCCCCCGGGGACGGGACCGATCACGTTGACGATTTATGGATCGACACTCAACGGTGCCATGGGCAGCCGACACCCAGGCGGATCGATGTTCACCTTCTGCGATGGACACGTCGCATTCATTTCGGAGACGGTCAACATGACGGTCTACCGTGCAATCTCAACGCGCGAAGGGGGCGAAGTCGTTCGACTTCCGTAG
- a CDS encoding NAD(P)/FAD-dependent oxidoreductase — MMSLNAPGKSKWLVVGGGMAGLTLAHRLSQRGQEVSVCEAAPSFGGLTSAWALGDVVWDRFYHVTLLSDSHLRGLLKELDLEHEIRWVTTRTGFFSGGRLYSMSNSWEFLNFPPLTLIEKLRLGGTIFYTSKLRNWRRLEQIHVADFLKRLSGRGTFEKIWLPLLRAKLGETYQKASAAFIWSYISRMYKARRSGIKTEMFGYVPGGYARIIDRFVETLRGNGVRLLSSHGVLSITRCEAGGLTVDFGEGRIETFDNVISTIPSPIISQHCPELTKDEHDRLRGVEYIGVVCASMLLTESISPYYVTNITDDWVPLTAVIEMSTIVDREELGGRALVYLPKYLPDSDPGLQEPDAVIQERFLATLEKMYPHFSRDQVQAFQISRAKYVMALPTIDYSQKLPPIVTSLPGFYALNGAHITKGNLNVNETIDLADEKLNEVVWPDFLARDGN; from the coding sequence ATGATGTCCCTGAACGCTCCTGGAAAATCGAAGTGGCTTGTCGTTGGTGGCGGGATGGCGGGGTTGACGCTGGCGCATCGCTTATCGCAGCGCGGCCAAGAGGTCAGCGTTTGTGAGGCTGCCCCCAGCTTTGGCGGATTGACCTCCGCATGGGCATTGGGCGATGTCGTCTGGGATCGGTTCTATCATGTGACGCTGCTGTCGGATTCGCATTTGCGCGGGCTGTTGAAAGAACTGGATCTGGAACACGAGATCCGTTGGGTGACGACCAGGACCGGTTTCTTCAGCGGTGGCCGACTGTATTCGATGTCGAATTCTTGGGAATTCCTGAACTTCCCACCGCTGACGCTGATCGAAAAACTGCGGCTCGGAGGCACGATCTTCTACACGTCCAAGCTGCGCAACTGGCGGCGACTGGAACAGATTCACGTCGCCGATTTTCTGAAACGACTCAGCGGCCGTGGGACCTTTGAAAAGATCTGGCTGCCGTTGTTGCGGGCCAAGTTGGGGGAGACCTATCAGAAAGCGTCCGCCGCGTTCATCTGGTCTTACATCTCGCGGATGTACAAAGCACGTCGCAGTGGGATCAAAACCGAGATGTTTGGGTATGTCCCGGGCGGTTACGCGCGGATCATCGACAGGTTTGTCGAGACGTTGCGCGGCAATGGCGTGCGTTTGTTGAGCAGCCATGGGGTTCTATCGATCACCCGGTGTGAGGCGGGCGGATTAACCGTCGATTTTGGCGAAGGCCGGATCGAAACGTTCGACAACGTGATTAGCACGATCCCTTCGCCAATCATCAGCCAGCACTGCCCCGAGCTTACGAAAGACGAACACGATCGTTTGCGGGGCGTCGAGTACATCGGAGTCGTTTGCGCTTCGATGCTGCTGACCGAATCGATCAGTCCTTATTATGTCACCAACATCACCGATGATTGGGTTCCGCTGACGGCGGTGATCGAGATGTCGACGATCGTCGACCGCGAGGAGCTTGGCGGGCGGGCGTTGGTCTATCTACCGAAGTATTTGCCCGATAGCGATCCGGGACTGCAGGAACCCGACGCGGTGATCCAAGAACGGTTTCTCGCGACGCTAGAAAAGATGTATCCCCATTTCAGCCGCGATCAGGTGCAAGCGTTTCAGATCAGCCGGGCCAAATACGTGATGGCCCTTCCCACAATCGACTACTCTCAAAAGCTGCCGCCGATCGTGACATCGCTTCCCGGATTCTATGCGCTCAACGGGGCGCACATCACCAAAGGGAACCTGAACGTCAACGAAACGATCGATTTGGCTGACGAAAAGCTGAACGAGGTCGTCTGGCCCGACTTCCTGGCACGCGACGGAAACTGA
- a CDS encoding trans-sulfuration enzyme family protein: MATDTVEQNSAKQEQSKHQGMSTKSVHAGEDRQKPGDAIADPIFCSSTFTFRTTDDVIDYCEGRSDREEYGRYGNPNERSVERKLAALDCGEAAIVYGSGMAAIVGLLMAKLNAGDEIVFFDQCYHRSREFCSKHLARFGVVTRQVPTGDYDAMEAAINENTRMLVSESPTNPHLTCIDLEQFVALGKAHEVETLIDATLATPYNIQPLEYGVDYVLHSATKYLGGHNDLLAGVIVGGAEALEPVRNLRGIMGAVNSPHNMYLLERGLKTFELRMQRHNANGQAIAEFLESHPRVERVYYPGLKSHPTHEIAAQTMRGFGGLVTFTIKGADMRQTANIVDAARIPRIAPSLGGVESLIEQPLVMSYYKCTPEQRASYGIADNMIRMSCGIENTEDLIADLEQALQA, translated from the coding sequence ATGGCTACCGACACAGTGGAACAAAACAGCGCAAAGCAGGAACAGTCGAAACATCAGGGCATGAGCACCAAGAGTGTTCACGCAGGCGAAGACCGGCAAAAACCGGGGGACGCGATTGCCGATCCGATCTTCTGTTCATCGACCTTCACATTCCGAACCACCGACGACGTGATCGATTACTGTGAAGGCCGCAGCGACCGCGAGGAATACGGTCGTTACGGAAACCCCAATGAACGCAGTGTCGAACGCAAGTTGGCGGCGCTCGATTGTGGCGAAGCGGCAATCGTCTACGGCAGCGGGATGGCGGCGATCGTCGGCCTGTTGATGGCAAAATTGAACGCCGGCGACGAGATCGTCTTCTTCGATCAATGTTACCACCGCAGCCGCGAATTCTGCAGCAAGCATCTGGCCCGTTTTGGCGTCGTCACACGGCAAGTGCCGACGGGCGATTACGACGCGATGGAAGCGGCGATCAACGAAAACACGCGGATGCTGGTCAGCGAATCGCCGACCAACCCTCACTTGACCTGCATCGATCTGGAACAATTCGTGGCGTTGGGCAAGGCGCACGAAGTGGAAACGCTGATCGACGCGACACTGGCCACTCCGTACAACATCCAACCGCTGGAATATGGCGTCGATTACGTCCTCCATTCGGCGACCAAATATTTGGGTGGGCACAACGACCTGTTGGCGGGCGTGATCGTGGGCGGTGCCGAAGCGTTGGAACCGGTTCGCAATTTGCGAGGCATCATGGGTGCGGTGAACTCTCCGCACAACATGTATCTGTTGGAACGTGGACTGAAGACCTTCGAACTTCGCATGCAACGGCACAACGCCAACGGTCAAGCGATCGCGGAATTCCTGGAATCGCATCCGCGCGTCGAACGCGTTTATTACCCCGGTCTGAAGTCGCATCCGACTCACGAGATCGCAGCCCAGACGATGCGTGGCTTCGGTGGCTTGGTGACCTTTACGATCAAGGGCGCCGACATGCGTCAAACGGCCAACATCGTCGATGCGGCACGAATTCCGCGGATCGCACCGAGTCTGGGTGGAGTCGAATCGCTGATCGAACAACCGTTGGTCATGAGTTATTACAAGTGCACGCCAGAGCAGCGGGCATCGTATGGCATCGCCGACAACATGATCCGCATGTCGTGCGGGATCGAAAACACCGAGGATTTGATCGCGGATCTGGAACAAGCGCTCCAAGCGTAG
- the glnA gene encoding type I glutamate--ammonia ligase gives MASVKTPQDVLSMCRQHDVKAVDFRFTDFLGVWHHKTVPVSELNEDLFEDGTGFDGSSLHGWQSVHESDMLLVPQPETAFLDPFNDLQTLNLICNVQDPITADAYPRDPRYIARKAAGYLTSTGIADTAYIGAEAEFFVLDDVRFDLTPQGSFYSIDSIEAPWNRGRQESPNLGHKMRSQAGYFPCPPADQLFDLRNEIMQTLIEIGLNVECHHHEVGAAGQCEIDLRFDQLIRTADMMMMYKYVVKNVARRHGKTATFMPKPIAGEFGSGMHTHLSLWKDGDPLFAGSGYAGLSDLAVHAIGGILHHAPALLAFTNPTTNSYRRLLPGYEAPVHLAYGRRNRSVACRVPMYSPNPKAKRLEFRCPDPSSNPYLAFSAIVMAMIDGISNRISPGEPMDKDLFKVPADELAGLRTTPASLDEALRALEEDNDFLRVGDVFSEDVISSWIRTKRELEILPTRSQPTPLEYCLYFDV, from the coding sequence ATGGCGAGCGTAAAGACCCCGCAAGACGTGTTGTCGATGTGTCGACAACACGATGTCAAAGCGGTCGACTTTCGATTTACCGACTTTCTGGGCGTATGGCATCATAAGACGGTTCCCGTTTCCGAACTCAACGAAGATCTATTCGAAGATGGCACGGGCTTTGATGGATCGAGCCTACACGGCTGGCAATCGGTCCATGAGAGCGACATGCTTTTGGTACCACAGCCAGAAACCGCGTTCCTGGATCCGTTTAATGATTTGCAGACCTTGAATCTGATCTGCAATGTGCAAGATCCGATCACGGCCGACGCGTACCCTCGCGATCCGCGATACATTGCCCGCAAAGCGGCCGGCTACCTCACATCGACCGGAATCGCCGACACCGCGTACATTGGTGCCGAAGCGGAATTTTTTGTCCTCGACGACGTGCGGTTTGACCTGACGCCACAAGGATCGTTTTACAGCATCGACAGCATCGAAGCCCCCTGGAATCGCGGGCGTCAGGAATCGCCCAACCTGGGACACAAGATGCGTTCGCAAGCGGGCTATTTCCCCTGCCCGCCAGCGGATCAATTGTTCGACCTTCGCAACGAAATCATGCAGACATTGATCGAGATCGGATTGAATGTCGAGTGCCATCACCATGAAGTGGGCGCGGCCGGTCAATGCGAAATCGATCTGCGGTTCGATCAATTGATCCGCACCGCCGACATGATGATGATGTACAAATACGTTGTGAAAAACGTGGCTCGGCGGCACGGAAAAACGGCCACCTTCATGCCCAAACCGATCGCTGGCGAATTCGGCTCGGGGATGCACACCCACCTGTCGCTTTGGAAGGACGGAGATCCGTTGTTCGCCGGTTCGGGCTATGCTGGCCTCAGCGATCTCGCGGTCCATGCGATTGGCGGCATCCTGCACCACGCCCCCGCGTTGCTCGCCTTTACCAATCCGACGACCAACAGTTATCGGCGTTTGCTTCCCGGATACGAGGCTCCCGTCCACTTGGCTTACGGGCGCCGCAACCGATCGGTCGCCTGCCGGGTGCCGATGTACAGCCCCAACCCCAAGGCGAAGCGGCTCGAATTCCGCTGTCCCGACCCCAGCAGCAATCCTTACCTCGCGTTCTCCGCGATCGTCATGGCAATGATCGACGGTATCTCCAATCGGATCAGCCCCGGCGAACCGATGGACAAAGATCTGTTCAAGGTCCCCGCCGACGAATTGGCCGGGCTGCGTACGACGCCGGCTTCGTTGGACGAAGCCTTGCGAGCGCTCGAAGAGGACAATGATTTCTTACGCGTCGGAGACGTCTTTAGCGAAGATGTGATCAGTAGTTGGATTCGGACGAAGCGTGAGTTGGAGATCCTTCCGACACGCTCGCAACCCACGCCGCTGGAATACTGCCTGTACTTCGACGTCTAA
- a CDS encoding GEVED domain-containing protein → MMFQMDSGAKRRKAVGKIGRRHSIEPLEERCLLNADAVIELKLDVTQEGQSILNDARQFAVEVGDRFDLELLYDDKRPIFFNHMGAFTVYADILADNAHAYRPVLSETQILTIDETLNDAIGGSLQLSSNGRTATIPLVGASSLAVNPVLAIREAIEGPDGLNFGAGTVTVFEALRSPRNADGDVGSGDPFDYIIRFVADEFEFADAPNIHVDTSGLVISGGGAAPIGEVLEIPVFTDQTTETINPEAFYYNLDARSASLNDKVVYGNVRSGTFDPSGGDGSEVFNELGGTGPLESTGLRAVAESVFGADSPEYGAFLSPISNVEVFSIELEAIAVSNNVNFTLDRADDERSELSAYGIDTALTAEQVLIDLDDDPNVAGDDRFGMAFGTIVDHPSVIVTPVAGLQTREDGSSQTFTIALGALPLADVVIALSSSDTSEGTVSPQQITLTPANATTPRTITVSGVNDLIDDGDAEYSIITAPIVSNDPFYHGIDPDDVVVRNLDDDGTGIRLSKTSGLTTTEDGGTDTFTVVLDSQPTATVTIPLVSSDPNEATLSANSLTFNTANWNTPQTVTVTGRPDRVDDDDAAFTIITHAAISSDAGYSGLAAADVTGINRDVDVAGISLVGTENLVVNESGTQTATFRVALDTVPVSPVTLNLSVSDSSEASLSNSSIVFTPANGTEPISVTVTGLNDDFDDGDVLLTIVTVPSTDDSKYQSIDVPDIAVTNLDDDTAEVLVAAPASPTTSESGGSFEISIVLSTIPFANVVIPITSSDPSEASVSESSITFTPANALTPQTVTVSGVDDTVLDGDTTVTVQLGPSVSNDEAYGGRGNEVVLTNFDDELPPPEIDFGDAPADYPTTLQSNGARHTGSDLFLGSAPTLERDGRPSNDADADDADDGVVFLTDIVVSESFGSTSSLRVNASGAGKLDAWIDFNHDDDWTDPAEQIAVSLTLQAGDNIVPISIPAGADPGRTFGRFRFSSAGGLASFGAADDGEVEDYQVMLVDGDAGAQVGIQTETGETSIHRDEDLIVVTQNERVLFSADHSLLLGVRVDATRGDDTLSYGDLGSATLNVGFNAGDGNDAIVWPDDNQSIDLRTQSQWFSDVESISMIGEGSDAIVLDAAAIAEVTASENRLTLRLDPKDAPSFLGDWKVTRFESEGEEFFHVLTLDGVTLRITGYGDWTNPLQHLDVNNSGEVTAIDVLQILNQLHRKDLMVGLSGLVSAVDLGPDFPGRFYDTNRDTLLTPIDALRVINYVARRTAGSGEFPQDVPPIQVSVSAIVEDATLETESRLQESSVERISDFGSPASRQRIDRTPPPTDSESTQKASTQSDPLEEAFAQWLL, encoded by the coding sequence ATGATGTTTCAGATGGATTCTGGCGCAAAGCGAAGGAAGGCGGTAGGTAAAATAGGACGTCGGCACTCGATTGAACCGCTAGAAGAACGGTGCCTGCTGAATGCCGACGCGGTGATCGAACTGAAACTGGACGTGACACAGGAAGGTCAATCGATTTTGAACGACGCGCGGCAATTCGCCGTTGAGGTGGGGGATCGATTCGACCTGGAGCTGCTTTACGACGACAAGCGACCGATTTTCTTCAACCACATGGGGGCGTTTACCGTCTATGCCGATATCTTGGCCGACAACGCCCATGCCTACCGGCCGGTGCTCAGCGAGACCCAGATTCTTACGATCGACGAGACCTTAAACGATGCCATCGGTGGCAGTTTGCAGCTCTCTTCCAATGGCCGAACGGCAACAATCCCTTTGGTTGGTGCATCGAGTCTGGCGGTCAATCCGGTACTTGCCATTCGGGAGGCGATTGAAGGGCCCGACGGTCTGAATTTTGGCGCCGGTACGGTAACCGTGTTCGAAGCGCTTCGGAGTCCCCGGAACGCCGATGGGGATGTCGGGTCGGGGGATCCGTTCGATTACATCATCCGATTTGTTGCGGACGAATTTGAGTTTGCCGATGCGCCGAACATCCATGTCGATACGTCGGGGCTTGTTATTTCCGGAGGCGGGGCAGCGCCAATTGGTGAGGTGTTGGAGATTCCGGTTTTCACCGACCAAACCACCGAGACAATCAATCCCGAAGCGTTCTATTACAACCTCGACGCCCGCAGCGCCAGCTTGAATGACAAGGTGGTTTACGGGAACGTCCGCTCGGGCACCTTCGATCCCAGTGGTGGTGACGGATCGGAAGTTTTTAATGAATTGGGGGGAACGGGGCCATTGGAATCGACCGGCCTTCGCGCCGTAGCCGAGTCGGTGTTTGGAGCGGATTCACCCGAATATGGTGCGTTTCTGTCTCCCATCTCCAATGTCGAGGTCTTTAGTATCGAATTGGAAGCCATTGCGGTTTCTAACAACGTCAACTTCACCCTCGATCGCGCCGACGACGAACGGAGTGAGTTGTCGGCTTATGGTATCGACACGGCATTGACCGCCGAACAGGTGTTGATCGATCTCGACGATGATCCCAATGTGGCAGGGGACGATCGATTCGGAATGGCCTTTGGTACGATCGTCGATCATCCCAGCGTCATCGTCACTCCGGTAGCCGGACTGCAGACGCGTGAAGATGGCTCATCGCAAACCTTCACGATTGCGTTGGGGGCGCTGCCGTTGGCCGACGTCGTGATCGCCCTCTCCAGTTCGGACACCAGCGAAGGGACCGTTTCGCCACAGCAGATCACGCTGACTCCCGCTAACGCCACCACGCCACGAACGATTACGGTATCGGGCGTCAACGATTTGATCGACGACGGGGACGCCGAGTATTCGATCATTACGGCGCCGATTGTCAGCAACGATCCGTTTTACCACGGCATCGATCCCGACGATGTCGTGGTGCGGAACCTCGATGACGACGGAACGGGAATCCGGCTCTCCAAGACATCGGGGCTCACGACGACCGAAGACGGTGGCACCGACACCTTTACCGTCGTGTTGGATTCTCAACCCACGGCAACCGTGACGATTCCCTTGGTTTCATCCGATCCCAATGAAGCCACGCTCTCGGCGAATTCATTGACCTTTAACACCGCCAATTGGAACACGCCGCAAACCGTCACCGTCACGGGACGCCCCGATCGGGTCGACGATGACGACGCGGCGTTTACGATTATCACCCACGCGGCGATCAGCAGCGATGCTGGCTACAGCGGGTTAGCCGCCGCCGACGTCACCGGAATCAACCGCGATGTTGACGTTGCGGGCATTTCTCTTGTTGGTACGGAGAATTTGGTCGTCAACGAATCGGGCACCCAGACCGCGACGTTTCGCGTTGCCCTGGACACCGTTCCGGTTAGTCCGGTCACTTTAAACTTGTCGGTCAGCGATTCGTCCGAAGCGAGCCTCTCCAATTCGTCGATCGTGTTTACTCCCGCTAACGGAACGGAACCGATTTCGGTAACCGTCACCGGTCTGAACGACGATTTCGATGACGGCGACGTTTTGTTGACGATCGTCACGGTACCGTCTACCGACGATTCTAAGTATCAGAGTATCGACGTCCCCGATATCGCAGTCACCAATTTGGACGACGATACCGCAGAGGTCCTGGTGGCCGCGCCGGCGAGTCCGACCACCAGCGAATCGGGAGGCTCGTTTGAGATCTCGATTGTGCTCAGCACGATCCCGTTTGCGAACGTCGTCATCCCCATCACTTCGTCCGATCCATCCGAAGCGTCGGTCAGCGAGTCGTCGATCACCTTTACGCCGGCAAACGCGTTGACCCCGCAGACGGTGACGGTTAGCGGCGTCGACGATACTGTCTTGGATGGCGACACCACGGTCACGGTTCAATTGGGGCCAAGCGTTTCCAACGACGAGGCCTATGGTGGGAGGGGCAACGAGGTGGTGCTCACCAATTTCGATGATGAACTTCCGCCTCCCGAAATCGATTTCGGCGACGCGCCCGCCGACTATCCCACAACGCTCCAAAGCAACGGGGCACGGCATACTGGCAGCGACCTCTTCTTAGGCTCCGCACCCACCTTGGAACGCGATGGTCGGCCTAGCAACGATGCAGACGCCGACGATGCGGATGACGGAGTTGTCTTTCTGACGGACATCGTCGTTTCGGAAAGCTTTGGATCGACCTCCAGTCTCCGCGTGAACGCGTCGGGCGCGGGCAAGTTGGATGCGTGGATCGACTTCAACCACGATGACGATTGGACCGATCCGGCAGAACAAATCGCAGTGTCGCTCACGCTGCAGGCGGGGGACAACATCGTTCCGATCAGCATCCCTGCAGGTGCGGATCCTGGTCGGACCTTCGGCCGTTTTCGATTCAGTTCCGCTGGGGGATTGGCCAGTTTCGGAGCGGCGGATGATGGAGAGGTCGAAGATTACCAAGTTATGTTGGTCGATGGCGACGCGGGGGCTCAGGTGGGGATCCAGACGGAAACGGGAGAGACGTCGATTCATCGCGACGAAGACTTGATCGTCGTCACGCAGAACGAACGCGTTCTATTCTCGGCGGACCACAGTCTGCTGTTGGGAGTGCGGGTCGATGCGACGCGTGGAGACGACACGCTGAGCTATGGCGATCTGGGATCGGCCACCTTGAACGTTGGCTTCAATGCGGGGGATGGCAATGATGCGATTGTTTGGCCCGATGACAACCAATCGATCGATCTGCGAACACAATCGCAATGGTTTTCAGATGTCGAATCCATCAGCATGATTGGCGAAGGTTCCGACGCGATTGTTTTGGATGCCGCAGCGATAGCTGAGGTGACGGCGTCGGAAAACCGATTGACCCTGCGATTGGACCCGAAGGATGCGCCCTCGTTCCTAGGGGATTGGAAGGTGACGCGTTTCGAATCCGAAGGCGAAGAATTCTTCCACGTGTTAACCCTCGATGGCGTCACGCTGCGGATTACCGGATACGGCGACTGGACCAATCCTTTGCAACACTTAGACGTCAACAACAGTGGCGAGGTCACGGCGATTGACGTCTTGCAAATTCTGAATCAATTGCACCGCAAAGACCTGATGGTCGGTTTGTCGGGGCTGGTTTCGGCGGTTGACCTGGGGCCCGATTTTCCGGGGCGGTTTTACGATACCAACCGCGACACGCTATTGACCCCGATCGACGCGCTTCGCGTGATCAACTATGTCGCCAGGCGAACCGCAGGTTCCGGTGAATTTCCGCAGGACGTGCCGCCGATTCAAGTATCCGTTTCTGCGATTGTCGAAGATGCAACGCTCGAAACCGAATCACGTCTGCAGGAATCCTCGGTCGAGCGCATCAGCGACTTTGGCAGTCCCGCTTCGAGGCAGCGGATCGATCGGACGCCACCTCCCACGGACTCGGAGTCTACGCAAAAGGCTTCGACCCAGAGCGATCCGTTGGAGGAAGCCTTTGCACAATGGTTGCTCTAA